ATTCTCCCCTCCCTGGGAAGCCACCGCTCAAAAATCCCGATAAGGTCCCTCAAGGGCCCGATCCGAATCCTCACAGGATCTGCCGGTTTCAGCTCATAGG
This region of Deltaproteobacteria bacterium genomic DNA includes:
- a CDS encoding transcription termination/antitermination factor NusG, with the protein product YELKPADPVRIRIGPLRDLIGIFERWLPREGRIRILLNLLGYQTGVELDYLQVERIWN